The Lycium ferocissimum isolate CSIRO_LF1 chromosome 10, AGI_CSIRO_Lferr_CH_V1, whole genome shotgun sequence genome window below encodes:
- the LOC132033573 gene encoding CBL-interacting serine/threonine-protein kinase 8-like: MVIRKVGKYEVGRTIGEGTFAKVKFAQNTETGESVAMKVLDRSTIIKHKMVDQIKREISIMKLVRHPYVVRLHEVIATRTKIYIILEFITGGELFDKIVHHGRLSEAESRRYFQQLIDGVDYCHIKGVYHRDLKPENLLLDSQGNLKISDFGLSASPGEGVNILKTTCGTPNYVAPEVLSHKGYDGAVADIWSCGVILYVLMAGYLPFDEVDLTTLYAKIEKAEFSCPSWFPVGAKSLIHRILDPNPQTRIRIEEVRNDEWFRKNYIPVKAMEYEDVNLDDINAAFDDTEEEATKEQCDNADGGPLALNAFDLIILSQGLNLSVLFDRGQDSMRHHQTRFLTQKPAKVVLSSMEVVAQSMGFKTHIRNFKMRVEGLSANKTSHFSVILEVFEVAPTFFMVDVQKAAGDASEFLKFYKNFYGNLEDIIWRPPDESCNKSSVTKTRSRKR; encoded by the exons aTGGTGATAAGGAAAGTAgggaaatatgaagttggaaGGACAATTGGTGAAGGAACATTTGCTAAGGTTAAATTTGCTCAAAATACTGAGACAGGTGAAAGTGTTGCTATGAAAGTACTTGATCGAAGTACTATCATTAAACACAAGATGGTTGACCAG ATAAAGCGGGAGATATCCATAATGAAGCTTGTTAGACATCCATATGTAGTTCGATTACACGAG GTTATAGCAACTCGGACAAAGATCTATATTATCTTGGAATTTATTACAGGCGGTGAACTCTTTGATAAAATT GTCCACCATGGACGATTAAGTGAAGCTGAGTCTCGTAGATACTTTCAACAATTGATTGATGGAGTTGATTATTGTCACATCAAGGGAGTCTATCATAGAGATCTAAAG CCTGAAAATCTTCTGCTAGATTCCCAAGGAAATCTGAAAATATCAGATTTTGGACTTAGTGCATCGCCTGGCGAA GGAGTCAATATTCTTAAGACAACATGTGGAACCCCCAATTATGTTGCACCAGAG GTTCTTAGTCACAAAGGTTATGACGGTGCTGTGGCAGATATCTGGTCCTGTGGTGTTATCCTTTATGTTCTGATGGCAGGTTATCTCCCCTTTGATGAGGTTGATCTCACTACACTGTACGCAAAG ATTGAGAAAGCCGAATTCTCCTGCCCGTCTTGGTTTCCTGTCGGAGCAAAATCTCTGATACATCGAATTTTAGACCCAAATCCTCAAACA CGTATTCGGATTGAAGAGGTTCGTAATGATGAGTGGTTTAGAAAAAATTATATTCCTGTAAAAGCTATGGAGTATGAAGATGTCAATTTAGATGATATTAATGCAGCTTTTGATGATACTGAG GAGGAAGCAACCAAGGAGCAATGTGACAATGCGGATGGTGGGCCGCTGGCTCTAAATGCCTTTGACCTTATTATTCTCTCTCAAGGATTGAACTTATCCGTATTGTTTGACCGCGGGCAG GATTCAATGAGGCATCATCAAACACGCTTTCTTACGCAGAAACCAGCAAAAGTTGTTTTATCAAGTATGGAAGTTGTGGCCCAGTCCATGGGTTTCAAGACCCATATCCGCAATTTTAAG ATGAGGGTAGAAGGTCTCTCCGCGAACAAGACTTCACATTTCTCTGTAATTCTGGAG GTTTTTGAAGTTGCTCCTACATTTTTCATGGTAGACGTTCAGAAAGCAGCCGGTGATGCTAGTGAATTCCTCAAG TTTTACAAGAACTTTTATGGCAATCTTGAGGATATAATCTGGAGGCCACCAGATGAATCATGCAACAAATCAAGTGTTACAAAAACAAggagtagaaagagatga
- the LOC132033574 gene encoding putative pentatricopeptide repeat-containing protein At5g52630, which translates to MASLPSVVVGNTIKLENDFKKNTVTSLPFEKKNHSPINSDKAMEAFNVEFKEALSLINEGSEKVESAFYVPLLQECIKKNSFAEAEAIHGHIIKMGIHEDLFLMTFLVNVYAKCGTMGSARKLFDNLPKRNVVTWTSLMSGYVHNGQPEVAIKVFQEMLEAGGFPTNYTLGVAFNACSLLGHFELGKQIHAYVVKYEIEDDTSIGNALCSLYSKSGNLDSSVKAFRMISDKNVISWTTAISACGDNGDSAMGLSLFVDMLCANVEPNEFTFTSVISLCCIMEALKIGSQIHSLSIKLGYGSNLRVTNSIMYLYLKSGWIIEAKKLFDGMEMISLVTWNAMIAGLAQMMDLGEYGMASHSSGFEALNTYLRLHRSGLKPDLFTFSSVLTVCSSLVALEQGEQIHAQVIKSGFLSDVVVGTALVNMYNKCGSIDRASKAFVEMSTRTLISWTSMITAFAQHGYSKQALQLFEDMRFVGVRPNKVTFVAVLSACSLAGLVEEALSYFDMMKKEYKIKPIMDHYACLIDMFVRLGRIDEAFDFVKKMDFEPNEFIWSLLIAGCRSHGKLELGFYAAEQLLNLNPKNSEAYFLLLNMYMSAERWKDVSRVRKLMKDEKIGKLKDWSWISIREKVHSFRTGDRLNPPYENIDDFLSDLHDKASTMGFELQTTLELRNEEDDEGAFPRGRHSEKLAVAYALLSTPSAAPIRVIKSISMCRDCHSFMKFISQLTSRKILIRDSKRLHKFVNGHCSCGDFGSLV; encoded by the exons ATGGCTTCTCTGCCTTCAGTTGTTGTGGGCAATACCATTAAGCTTGAAAatgatttcaagaaaaatacagTAACTTCTTTGCCTTTTGAAAAG AAAAATCATAGTCCAATAAATTCGGATAAAGCTATGGAGGCATTCAATGTTGAATTCAAAGAGGCACTTTCATTGATCAATGAAGGTAGTGAAAAAGTGGAATCGGCTTTTTATGTTCCATTATTGCAAGAATGTATTAAGAAGAATTCTTTTGCGGAAGCTGAAGCAATACATGGTCATATAATCAAAATGGGTATCCATGAGGACTTGTTTCTCATGACATTTCTTGTTAATGTTTACGCGAAATGTGGGACAATGGGAAGTGCACGTAAGCTGTTCGATAATTTGCCTAAAAGAAATGTTGTTACTTGGACATCATTAATGTCTGGATATGTTCACAATGGGCAGCCTGAGGTTGCTATTAAGGTGTTCCAAGAAATGCTGGAAGCGGGTGGATTTCCTACGAATTATACGTTAGGTGTTGCGTTCAACGCGTGCTCTTTGTTGGGTCATTTTGAGTTAGGAAAACAGATTCACGCGTACGTTGTGAAGTACGAAATTGAGGACGATACGAGCATTGGGAACGCTCTTTGTAGCTTGTATTCCAAGAGTGGAAATTTGGATTCTTCAGTTAAAGCGTTTCGGATGATTTCTGATAAGAATGTTATTTCGTGGACGACAGCTATATCTGCCTGTGGAGATAACGGGGATTCTGCAATGGGATTAAGCCTGTTTGTTGATATGCTTTGTGCGAACGTGGAGCCTAATGAGTTCACGTTCACAAGCGTGATAAGTTTGTGTTGCATAATGGAGGCTTTAAAGATAGGATCACAAATTCATTCTTTGAGCATTAAACTCGGGTACGGTTCTAATTTACGAGTAACGAATTCaatcatgtatttatacttgaaaagCGGATGGATTATAGAGGCGAAGAAGCTGTTTGATGGAATGGAGATGATTAGCTTGGTTACGTGGAACGCGATGATTGCag GTCTCGCTCAAATGATGGATCTTGGAGAGTACGGTATGGCTTCACATTCCAGCGGTTTTGAGGCACTAAACACTTATTTGAGACTGCATCGTTCAGGGTTGAAGCCTGATTTATTTACCTTCTCGAGCGTGTTAACTGTATGTAGTAGTTTGGTTGCTTTGGAACAGGGGGAGCAAATTCATGCTCAGGTTATTAAGTCCGGGTTTTTGTCTGATGTCGTAGTTGGAACTGCCCTCGTTaacatgtataataaatgtGGAAGCATTGACAGGGCAAGTAAGGCTTTTGTGGAGATGTCTACACGAACTTTGATATCTTGGACGTCTATGATTACGGCCTTCGCACAACATGGCTACTCTAAACAAGCATTGCAGCTCTTTGAGGATATGAGGTTCGTAGGAGTTAGACCGAACAAGGTTACATTTGTTGCAGTGCTGTCAGCATGTAGCCTTGCCGGACTGGTTGAAGAGGCATTGTCGTACTTTGACATGATGAAAAAAGAGTATAAAATTAAGCCCATAATGGACCATTATGCGTGCTTGATTGATATGTTTGTGAGGTTAGGTAGGATAGATGAAGCATTTGATTTCGTCAAGAAGATGGATTTTGAGCCTAACGAGTTTATATGGTCACTTCTAATAGCAGGATGTAGAAGCCATGGGAAATTAGAGCTAGGTTTTTATGCTGCTGAACAACTACTAAACCTGAATCCAAAAAATTCTGAGGCGTACTTCTTGTTGTTAAACATGTACATGTCGGCTGAGAGGTGGAAGGATGTTTCCAGGGTGAGAAAGTTaatgaaagatgaaaaaatCGGAAAGCTAAAAGATTGGAGCTGGATTAGCATCAGGGAAAAAGTTCATTCGTTTAGAACAGGTGATCGGTTGAATCCTCCATATGAAAATATCGACGATTTTTTAAGTGATTTACATGACAAAGCAAGTACGATGGGATTTGAGTTACAGACAACTTTGGAGCTGAGAAATGAAGAAGACGATGAAGGAGCTTTTCCTAGAGGTCGTCACAGTGAAAAGTTGGCTGTTGCGTATGCTTTGTTGAGCACACCAAGTGCTGCACCTATTCGAGTTATTAAGAGTATTAGCATGTGTAGAGATTGCCACAGCTTTATGAAATTCATCTCACAgctaacttcaagaaaaatcctcaTTAGAGATAGTAAAAGGCTTCACAAATTTGTGAATGGACATTGTTCTTGTGGAGATTTTGGTAGTCTTGTTTAA
- the LOC132034833 gene encoding serine hydroxymethyltransferase, mitochondrial-like, whose translation MAMAMALRRLSYASSIKRSSLYYMSSLPNEAIREREDPRVTWIKQLNAPLEEIDPEIADIIELEKARQWKGLELIPSENFTSLSVMQAVGSVMTNKYSEGYPGARYYGGNEYIDMAERLCQKRALEVFKLDPAQWGVNVQSLSGSPSNFQVYTALLKPHERIMALDLPHGGHLSHGYQTDTKKISAVSIFFETMPYRLDESTGYIDYEQLEKSATLFRPKLIVAGASAYARLYDYARIRKVCDKQKAVLLADMAHISGLVAAGVIPSPFEYADVVTTTTHKSLRGPRGAMIFFRKGVKEINKKGEEVMYDYEDKINQAVFPGLQGGPHNHTISGLAVALKQVKTPEYKAYQEQVLSNCSKFAEVLLVVNFFSYSIVYDHFSHRVNDKIEL comes from the exons atggcaatgGCTATGGCTCTTCGTAGGCTCTCATATGCTTCCTCCATTAAGCGCTCTTCCCTCTATTACATG TCGTCTTTGCCTAATGAAGCAATTCGTGAAAGGGAGGATCCACGCGTTACG TGGATAAAGCAGTTGAATGCGCCACTTGAAGAAATCGATCCAGAGATTGCTGACATTATTGAGCTTGAAAAAGCTAGGCAATGGAAG GGTCTTGAGCTTATCCCTTCAGAGAATTTTACATCACTGTCAGTGATGCAAGCAGTTGGATCAGTAATGACTAACAAATACAGTGAAGGGTATCCTGGTGCTAGATACTATGGAGGAAATGA GTACATAGACATGGCAGAGAGATTGTGTCAAAAACGTGCATTGGAAGTTTTTAAATTGGATCCTGCCCAATGGGGAG TCAATGTTCAGTCGTTGTCTGGATCCCCTTCAAACTTTCAAGTGTACACTGCTTTATTAAAGCCTCATGAGAGAATAATGGCACTAGATCTTCCTCATGGTGGACATCTTTCACATGGTTATCAG ACTGACACAAAGAAGATTTCTGCTGTTTCTATCTTTTTCGAGACCATGCCATACAGATTGGATGAGAGCACAGGTTATATTGACTATGAACAG CTGGAGAAAAGTGCAACGCTCTTCCGACCAAAGTTGATTGTTGCTGGTGCAAGTGCTTATGCTCGCCTATATGATTATGCACGTATCCGCAAG GTATGTGACAAGCAAAAAGCTGTTCTCTTGGCGGACATGGCACATATCAGTGGGTTGGTTGCTGCTGGAGTCATCCCTTCTCCTTTTGAGTATGCAGATGTTGTTACCACCACAACTCACAAGTCACTACGTGGGCCACGTGGGGCGATGATCTTCTTCAGAAAAGGGGTGAAGGAGATAAACAAAAAGGGAGAAGAA GTGATGTATGACTATGAAGATAAAATAAACCAAGCTGTTTTCCCTGGACTTCAAGGTGGCccccacaatcacacaatttctgGCTTAGCTGTTGCACTGAAACAA GTCAAGACACCAGAATACAAGGCATACCAAGAGCAAGTCCTTAGCAATTGCTCTAAGTTTGCTGAGGTACTACTTGTAGTTAACTTCTTCTCCTATAGCATAGTGTATGATCATTTCTCCCATAGAGTAAATGATAAAATAGAATTATGA